The following are from one region of the Chloracidobacterium sp. genome:
- a CDS encoding enoyl-CoA hydratase/isomerase family protein: MSAILIESQDTIRIITLDRPDKRNALNDALIAELKDALIAADADESVRAIVIRGAGKDFCSGADLSALQKIASASHEENLEDARSLGELYKLIRRVRQPVIAAVKGRALAGGFGLALACDVIFAHDEARFGFPEVKIGFVPAMVAAILRRNMTEKDAFATLTLGNEITAAELRDRGIVEAVIQGEDFDAEIIAIAKQYEKLSASAVQMTKRLLYDIDGQNFASAIDQGAKVNAEARMTEDCQKGIAKFLEK, encoded by the coding sequence ATGTCCGCTATCCTTATCGAATCTCAAGATACTATCCGCATCATCACGCTCGACCGTCCTGACAAGCGTAATGCGTTGAATGATGCGTTGATCGCGGAACTGAAAGACGCTTTGATCGCGGCGGACGCCGATGAATCGGTGCGGGCGATCGTTATTCGCGGTGCAGGCAAAGACTTTTGTTCAGGTGCTGATCTTTCGGCGTTGCAGAAGATCGCCAGTGCATCGCATGAAGAGAATCTTGAGGACGCGCGGTCGCTTGGGGAATTGTACAAACTGATCCGCCGCGTTCGTCAGCCTGTTATTGCTGCGGTAAAGGGCAGGGCTTTGGCGGGTGGTTTCGGGCTGGCGCTGGCGTGTGATGTGATCTTTGCGCACGACGAAGCCCGGTTTGGATTTCCCGAGGTCAAGATCGGATTCGTGCCGGCTATGGTCGCGGCCATTTTGCGTAGGAACATGACGGAGAAAGACGCATTTGCGACTCTCACGTTAGGGAACGAGATCACCGCCGCCGAACTTCGGGATCGCGGCATCGTCGAAGCTGTCATCCAAGGCGAAGACTTCGACGCCGAGATCATCGCGATCGCCAAACAGTACGAAAAACTCAGTGCCTCCGCCGTCCAAATGACCAAACGCCTGCTCTACGACATCGATGGACAGAATTTTGCCTCGGCTATCGACCAAGGTGCCAAAGTAAACGCCGAAGCCCGTATGACAGAAGATTGCCAGAAGGGAATTGCTAAGTTTTTGGAGAAGTAG